The Hirundo rustica isolate bHirRus1 chromosome Z, bHirRus1.pri.v3, whole genome shotgun sequence genome contains the following window.
CCCTCGATACAGCCAGCTGCTCAGGCACCTCCAAGGGCAAGAAGCAAGGGGCCTCGACAACAGGACCTTTCGCCGCGGTGTATCTGGTAGTTATAGTTCACCTGTCCGGGGAGGCTCTCTGTGCGTCAGCAGGGCGGGAGAGAAAGAAGACTACAGATCCCAGAGGGCAGCGCGGGTCCCGCTGTCATCCCTGGCAGTGCGCTGAGGGTGCGGGTCGTGCTGGCCCAGGAGCGGCGGGATCCGCGGCGGCGCCGCAATGGATCTGTTCGGGGACCTGCGGCGCATGAACAAGCGGCAGGTACCGGGGCTGCGCCCGGGGCCCCCGCGGCCCTCACCCCTCACAGGCGAGCGGGGATTTTCAAACGCCAGAGTCCAGGGTCCTTCCCGCCATTGTCCCCGTGTGCCGCcgagaaaagaaacagaaaatgaaggagTGTGGTTAAAGCGCCTCCGCTGCTGGAAGGGCTGGTGGAGCAGGAGGACTGGGGGGAGAAGGTCAAATCAGTGATTTTCTAGAGAAGAAATGTTAGTATGACAGTAGCAGGAAATGATCCTTTGTCATCTCCCGTCTcctacagcttttctttttaaacaaaagtcaCTCTCAGAAAGTCAGGCTCTGCTGATAGTCCGGTGTTCCAGATATAGGTTTGGGATATTTCTGAGCTCGGGAGGCAGTCAGGGCCGTGTGACCGAATGAGGTTTGATCGTTTGCCAAGTCGCTTCCTCACCTTTATAAGCCTTTATCAGAGTGTTTGTCACTGACACACAGGAATGGATTTACCCAAGACTAAAGCACACAGAATTCCAGCTTTATGCTGCAGTTTGGTGGATTTTGACATGGCAATCTGCACCACCAGACTTGTGTTGGAATAGGATTTTAGCATAAAAGCCTAGAATTTGTTGTGCACCTGAGTTGAAGTTTTATGTTGTGCTTCTAAATACAATAcagtacttttaaaaaacagttttcttgttTCACACAGCTATATTACCAAGTCTTAAATTTTGCTATGATTGTGTCTTCTGCCCTAATGATCTGGAAAGGGCTGATCGTAGTCACTGGCAGTGAGAGCCCCATTGTTGTGGTACTCAGGTGAGTCAATGGAAAGGCTTTTTGCTTTAAGTCCAGatattgttttgtattttgtctccttcccctcctccttggATACGTTTGGAATTTGAAATCTCACCTATTTAAGAAGGACTTAAACACTTGCTTTCTTCTAGCTGTGTTTGGGCTCTGGCAAAAAGTCACACTGTCAGTAGCCATGGCCCAGTTTCCACTGAGGTTTGTAGGAGCAATAAATGTGTGAGACCTTTTAAAATCCAAGTTCTTTCACTTCACCTAAACTGCAGATTGCTTTCTGGAATTTGGGTTCTGTTAAAGGTCTGAGCAGTGTTACTGAATGGGTGAAGCTACAGATCTCAGTTAAAATTGTGGGCTTATCTGTAAGAATTTAACGGGTTTTGATTTCATGGTGCTTCTTTCATTTGTGCCAATAAACTCTCTCTTTCTTGTTGTTTGTAGTGGCAGCATGGAACCAGCTTTTCACAGGGGAGACCTGCTATTCCTGACAAACTTCCATGATGACCCAATCAGAGCTGGTGAAATAGTTGTTTTCAAAGTTGAAGGCAGAGACATTCCAATAGTTCACAGAGTTATCAAAGTACATGAAAAGTAATGCAACTTGgcgtttttttgtttgtaaagctgcttttcttctccatgGCTTTCAGTAACAGTTTAATTGTGGTTTAGTGTGTGAGAAAGGCAAGTGAGGATAAGCAGTGAGAGAAAGCTCAGCTGTAGGATGTGATCCATTTCTGTCCCCAGTTCTGTGCCACACTTCTTGAGGGTCTGAGACTTTCCCCCAGCGAAGCTGCTCAGGGTTGGTGCAAGTaaagctgtgcccaggaggaaTCCTGGCAGCAGGAATGTGC
Protein-coding sequences here:
- the SEC11C gene encoding signal peptidase complex catalytic subunit SEC11C isoform X1; protein product: MDLFGDLRRMNKRQLYYQVLNFAMIVSSALMIWKGLIVVTGSESPIVVVLSGSMEPAFHRGDLLFLTNFHDDPIRAGEIVVFKVEGRDIPIVHRVIKVHEKGNGNIKFLTKGDNNEVDDRGLYKEGQNWLEKKDVVGRARGFLPYVGMVTIIMNDYPKFKYALLAVMGAYVLLKRES
- the SEC11C gene encoding signal peptidase complex catalytic subunit SEC11C isoform X2, with translation MIVSSALMIWKGLIVVTGSESPIVVVLSGSMEPAFHRGDLLFLTNFHDDPIRAGEIVVFKVEGRDIPIVHRVIKVHEKGNGNIKFLTKGDNNEVDDRGLYKEGQNWLEKKDVVGRARGFLPYVGMVTIIMNDYPKFKYALLAVMGAYVLLKRES